The following coding sequences lie in one Deltaproteobacteria bacterium genomic window:
- a CDS encoding bestrophin family protein, with amino-acid sequence MFVNYQGTLVGLLGWQARAVLMYLGIATVITALDRLGNIHWFEVDTVPLAVLGGAIGIFVSFRTNSCYDRWWEGRRLWGQLVNTSRHFTTQVLSYAVQLDDATRETQQGLVRRHIAYVHVLRCLLREQDPFVDPEVQRFLDPESRAHLRGESNLTHALLHRQTEDLVALANAGHLDPLRLQSLDRSIATLLDVQGGCERIKRTPFPPSYGFLASRITGIYAVLLPLGIVGEVGWATIPLTVLVCLSFTLINEVGRVLEDPFTMFWPALPLSALSTMIEVNLRQRLGETELPALRKPDEGHPDVSRGAAVSACRSSAAARAAARRPRCRRARRRGRRAWRWARCDRRARAAGATVRRAPRARSASDRRARRADDHLRGSSRLAGSSAIAPARSSPTSTRNHSGMSSAISRPWAASTTACARPWFDMYEISAARPSSSWPASSGSSTSRPILPVGSGKWNARADSLGGAPTGSSRTLSTKRRTAS; translated from the coding sequence ATGTTCGTGAACTATCAGGGAACCCTCGTCGGGCTGCTGGGCTGGCAGGCCCGCGCGGTGTTGATGTATCTCGGCATCGCGACGGTGATCACCGCGCTCGATCGCCTCGGCAACATCCACTGGTTCGAGGTCGACACCGTGCCGCTCGCGGTGCTCGGTGGCGCGATCGGCATCTTCGTCTCGTTCCGCACCAACTCCTGCTACGACCGCTGGTGGGAAGGGCGGCGACTGTGGGGCCAGCTGGTCAACACCTCGCGGCACTTCACGACGCAGGTGTTGAGCTACGCGGTGCAGCTCGACGATGCGACGCGCGAGACCCAGCAGGGTCTGGTGCGCCGCCACATCGCCTACGTTCACGTGCTGCGGTGCCTGCTGCGCGAGCAGGACCCCTTCGTCGACCCCGAGGTGCAGCGCTTCCTCGACCCCGAGTCCCGCGCGCACCTGCGCGGCGAGTCGAACCTCACCCACGCGCTGCTGCACCGCCAGACCGAGGACCTGGTGGCGCTCGCGAACGCCGGTCACCTCGATCCGCTGCGGCTGCAGTCGCTCGATCGTTCGATCGCGACGCTGCTCGACGTGCAGGGCGGCTGCGAACGCATCAAGCGCACTCCGTTCCCACCCAGCTACGGCTTCTTGGCCTCGCGCATCACCGGCATCTACGCGGTGTTGCTGCCGCTGGGCATCGTCGGTGAGGTGGGTTGGGCGACGATCCCGCTGACCGTGCTGGTGTGCCTGAGCTTCACGCTGATCAACGAGGTCGGACGCGTGCTCGAGGATCCCTTCACGATGTTCTGGCCGGCGCTGCCGCTGTCGGCGCTGTCGACGATGATCGAGGTCAACCTCCGCCAGCGACTGGGTGAGACCGAGCTGCCGGCGCTGCGCAAGCCCGACGAAGGGCATCCTGATGTGAGCCGCGGCGCTGCTGTCAGCGCGTGCCGATCATCCGCTGCAGCACGCGCTGCAGCTCGCCGACCGAGATGTCGACGTGCTCGACGACGCGGCCGTAGAGCATGGCGGTGGGCACGTTGCGATCGCCGCGCTCGCGCTGCAGGCGCGACAGTTCGTAGAGCACCACGCGCTCGATCCGCGTCAGACCGTCGCGCGCGTCGGGCAGACGATCACTTGCGCGGCTCATCGCGCTTGGCGGGCTCCTCGGCCATCGCACCCGCACGCTCGTCACCCACGAGCACGCGCAACCACAGCGGCATGAGCTCGGCGATCTCGCGGCCGTGGGCGGCGAGCACCACTGCGTGCGCGAGGCCATGGTTCGACATGTACGAGATCAGCGCAGCACGACCGTCCTCGAGCTGGCCGGCGAGCTCGGGCTCGAGCACGAGCCGGCCGATCTTGCCGGTCGGCAGCGGGAAGTGGAACGCCCGCGCCGACTCGCTCGGCGGCGCACCGACGGGATCGAGCCGGACCTTGTCGACGAAGCGTCGCACCGCGTCGTAG
- a CDS encoding VCBS repeat-containing protein produces MHELRISSWHLASLALPMAALGCGPLIPIDGTGTDTDVSTDPTQSSSPTDPSDPSDPSNPSDPSGPDSGPTNCYQVPCGYGYKCIAGVCEPYYYCLDFCCGEGGGCCYYDDGGCYTGVCNTNADCDAGQYCRNDYCYQAPVLPGCSDAVLGPPIPLAAGISVTSLSFMDGDGDAARELVIGHADGAQVMSGGGTAVVELPLMAGIHVDDVGVGDLDGDGDQDIALATSGSIAGLVFFFNDGAGNFGLGAAPTSIVRRLELADLDGDGLGDLVVEADFGGPSTELAVMANLGTGFDAPYIHSSGGALEDFAIGRVYQDLTPDLVVAGDEDLRIYRGGPLDGTTDAYISGVGALPTGVAVGDVDGDGAADVLRVSTNYGIALWEAFRSDGGFTEQPKVRVDGDYHRMVAGDLDGDARDDVVLASDGGALVVLRAGDGFATPVTCMAEFEGPGPVLAAGDFDGDGRIDIAQGGGAAVHLWSGAN; encoded by the coding sequence GGCACCGGCACCGACACCGACGTCAGCACCGATCCGACGCAGTCGAGCAGCCCGACGGATCCGAGCGACCCCAGCGATCCGAGCAACCCCAGCGATCCGAGCGGACCCGACAGCGGTCCGACCAATTGCTATCAGGTGCCCTGCGGCTACGGCTACAAGTGCATCGCGGGCGTCTGCGAGCCGTACTACTACTGCCTCGACTTCTGCTGCGGTGAGGGTGGCGGCTGCTGCTACTACGACGACGGTGGCTGCTACACCGGCGTGTGCAACACCAACGCGGACTGCGACGCCGGCCAGTACTGTCGCAACGACTACTGCTACCAGGCGCCGGTGCTGCCCGGCTGCAGCGACGCCGTGCTGGGCCCGCCGATTCCGCTGGCGGCGGGCATCTCGGTCACCTCGCTGTCGTTCATGGACGGCGATGGCGATGCGGCGCGCGAGCTCGTGATCGGTCACGCCGATGGTGCACAGGTGATGAGCGGCGGCGGCACGGCCGTCGTCGAGCTGCCGCTGATGGCAGGGATCCACGTCGACGACGTCGGGGTCGGCGACCTCGACGGTGATGGCGACCAGGACATCGCGCTCGCAACCTCCGGCTCGATCGCCGGGCTGGTGTTCTTCTTCAACGATGGTGCCGGCAACTTCGGGCTCGGCGCGGCGCCGACCTCGATCGTGCGGCGCCTCGAGCTCGCGGACCTCGACGGCGATGGTCTCGGCGACCTCGTGGTCGAGGCCGACTTCGGCGGACCCTCGACCGAGCTGGCGGTGATGGCCAACCTCGGCACCGGCTTCGATGCGCCGTACATCCACTCGAGCGGCGGTGCGCTCGAGGACTTCGCGATCGGTCGGGTGTACCAGGACCTCACCCCCGATCTCGTGGTCGCGGGCGACGAAGATCTCCGCATCTATCGCGGCGGCCCGCTCGACGGCACCACCGACGCGTACATCTCGGGCGTCGGGGCCCTGCCGACCGGCGTCGCCGTCGGTGACGTCGATGGCGATGGTGCGGCCGACGTGCTGCGCGTGAGCACGAATTACGGCATTGCGCTGTGGGAGGCGTTCCGCAGCGACGGTGGGTTCACCGAGCAACCCAAGGTCCGTGTCGATGGCGACTACCACCGCATGGTCGCCGGTGATCTCGACGGCGATGCCCGCGACGACGTCGTGCTCGCGAGCGACGGCGGCGCGCTCGTGGTGCTGCGGGCCGGCGACGGCTTCGCGACGCCCGTGACCTGCATGGCCGAATTCGAGGGCCCAGGCCCCGTGCTCGCGGCCGGCGACTTCGACGGGGACGGTCGCATCGACATCGCGCAGGGCGGTGGCGCTGCGGTCCATCTGTGGTCGGGCGCGAACTGA